The Oncorhynchus tshawytscha isolate Ot180627B linkage group LG27, Otsh_v2.0, whole genome shotgun sequence genome includes the window AAACAacataagtagtactttaaagtatttttacttaagtactttacaccactgggtacATATTAAAGGTGATGCAGACTTTCAACCTAAAATATTTTCCAttacaaatgctcaccttcaaatGCATCTATGTCCAACATTTTATTACACTTGCAACAATTTAGATAGAAAGCTAAAAAGAACCGGATAAAAGTTATTTCATTGTTAGTACTCCATAAAAGTGATGTATATTTTCTCCCTCTAAAAAGGACATTTTAATGTTGATCACTGGCAGGAAGATGTGACATCACTGCAGTTCATTTGTTTTCCAAGCAAGGTTCAAGAGCAGGGCCCATAAATCATAGAGGTGGATGACGACCTTAGAGAAGCACTGGACCAGTGAGGGCACCATAGATCCCACAGTACTTCACAGGTAATTGAGTATTGATTGCATTATAATCAGAATCCTAAAGTGATCTTCCTTTGTGCTATTTTCTAGTCAATTGTGCAACTTGATGCTTTGCATACAAACATTAAGAAGAATGTGTGGTATAAGTCCTGAAATGTACCTCACCTATTGGAATCTACAAGCACCTCCCTGGTATTTCTAACACTAACTGGACCGAAGCTTAACTTGCCTGCAACACAGAGAAGTACATAGGTATTTGTGGTATTAAATGGCAATGACAGAAAGTGGTGCCAATGACAGAATAACTCAATAAATTCACATTTTCAAGACAACCTTTGAGCTGCCTTTTAGTCCTCAACAAAATTCAATTTTGCAATGAAGTCCGCGAAAATGAATTTCCATCACTTGCATTGCCTGTCCAAAGCATTCGAAGTATGACATAGCTGTGAATGCCACCATGCATTCCTGCATGCTTGCTAAATATAAGCATGACAAGTTGGCATAGCAGACCTGTGGCTCTGTGAAAATGGCCTTTCACCATCCCCTCAGGTGTCTCCACACTTCTATCTTGGCCTTTGTTCAAAAACAGCCTGTCACAAAATTGCCACAATACCATGAAAGAAATTATGCTGAATGCCTCAGTCATTCCAATCATATACTATTATTGATGGTTAAACTGTGGCAAACGCCTCTCAATAGTCTGCATGATAAACCATCGCTATCTGTGTCACTAGTCAGGTAATCTTTATTCAAGCTTCACCAGTTAAGCGAAGAGCTTTGAAGGGAAAAAAGTGTTTATGTTTTCTACAATAAACACTTCAAACATGAACTTCATCCTCAGAAAATAACcctaaacaaatatttttttgttgattAACCTGATTCCCAACACATCTATGACATCAGAGGCTGGCTCTACTTTCTGGACGTGTATTTCCAAGGAAGCTGCAATGTGCCTGTTTAAAGGAACAGCGCAGAATAAGGAAGTAGGCCTACCACTTTTTTCATCAGAAATTCAACCTCAATGTTTGCATGAGGCTTGTACTGGTAACACTATTTAGCCTATCAAACATCAGATGCAATGAAACTGTCTGAATATTTGACTATTTTGGGAAGCCATTCGAAGAGAAGTCACTTTCAGAGGCTGGAGACTAGTTTGACGACCTTGATGTTTAATCAAGATGTTATTGCTCAGTATTTCAACTGAAGTACACATCCTTATTTTTTTACATCCCAGATGATGAACAACATGCTTCAGACAGATGAGGCAAAGACAAGACATGTTATATCTCTTCAACAATTAACTGTTGCagtttccccacacacacatgtttaTTTACAGAAGCTGTACATCCaaaatgtggaacatttctggactTGAGGCTACAGCATTTTCATGGCCGAATGGTATTCAAACTGTTTGTATAATAtagaaaaaaacatatatatgagCTCAAGTCCCCAAAATAAAAGAAATTGTAAAGTGCAAAAGTGTCTACCGTAGAATCACACACAATGATAGGAGCTGTCATTGTCTATTTGCATGGCTTGGTCTGAACAGAAAGCAGTAAGAAAGGGATTTCCAGGTATCGGACATTGTCCTTCCTGTGAGTTGGATATGACatttagaggcatgttcctcatGGAGCTTTGAGGGATCTCAGTCTCCAAACACTTGTTCAGCATTTTGTCTGAAACCCACTGATCTGGGCTATTTTGTCCCAGGCTCTGTAAAGTCTGATAATCGACGTCACTCGGGGGAAGGCAGCATCCAGGGTCAGGCAGGCTGTGGTAACATGGATTCACATCGTAAATCAGTGGCTCGCTACTGTCCACATCCTGGAAACCCTTAAGTGGCAGTGGCACATCCATGAAGGCATCAGTTCCTCTCTTATTGTCCTTACCGACCGCCTCACTGAAGCTCTGATATCCATCAACGACACTGATAACATTGTGAGGTTCGGACACATTGCTGTCATTAGAGCCATAGATCAGACTGGTGTCCTCTGCTGAAGTGGTAGTCTCTGAATCATCACTGGCGCCATCACACGGGTGATATGAAAACTCGGTTTGCAAGAGGGGTGCACAGTTAGTGGACAAGTTAAGGTCTTGTTGATCAGTACCAAGAAACAGCTGTGAATGGGCATTTTTCAACACTTCAGCCTCACCAGAATGGTAGGAGGAGTTACAAAAGAGCAGAGGCTGCTTAGGAAATGAGGATGTCTTGCTTGTTGTTAACTCTTGAATGGAGTTGAGGGGCACTGAGGGGGAGTAGGTAATATTGTTGTAACGAGACGACCCACAGGAGCCTCCAGACTCACTCATGAAATGAAGAGGATTGTAGTCAGATGAACACACACCAATGTCTCTATTTGGCTCAGGGCAGTTCATTTGTGTACCATCATCTGTCATAGGAGGGGCTAAAAGCAATGACTGAGGATTCCCGTCCAAAGGAACAAGGCTGGGAAAGACTTTGCTCAGGGCCTCTTGAAGATGGCTAATGATCTGCACATTACTAGGCTCCGGGCTCATGGAACATGTGTGGGCATAACCCAGGGAAGATGATGAGTCAAGCTCTGAGCCACTACCTCTTCCACTGCTCCCATCTACTATCAAGGGGTTTGTCCTGTAGAGAAAAGACAAGCGGGCAACTTTCAGTGAATTAAAGCTTATTTTCATTGCAAGGACTTGACTGCCCACGCGAATAGGACTGAACCCGAAGACACCTTTTCAGTTTGCTATGTTTATAGTGCATCTATAAGCTCACCATGTTTTTCCTTCAGTGTCCATTTTTGAAGAATCAACATAGATGGAGGATAAAGGTATTTTGGGAGGAGACAATACCTGTGGTGGAGAACAAACATCACTAAATGCAAATACACAAATGGAAGGAATTACAGTATGAAAGTAATGAAGGCTTACAGTTTATTTAAACATAgactatttaagcaataaggcttaataaataaataaattgccaaggcttaataaataaataaacggccaatataccacggctaagggctgttcttctgcacaacgcaatgcagagtgcctggacaaaGCCcctagctgtggtatattggccatatagcacAAACCGCTgaggtgctttattgctattCTAAACTAGTTACGAATCTAACTATTctaaaatagttttttaaaaatgtgtcatatccatggtatacggtctgacatACTATGGctttcagacaatcagcattcagggctcaaaccacacagtttataattGGAGATAGAGCCTCACCTTAGGCACTCCTGGAACCATGTACAAAAGGTCTGGGTTTGAACATTTAGGAATATTATCCCACCACTTGGTTTTGAGTCTGCAGAGGGGGGAAATAGAACGATTTGAAAGCCTATAGGGCCAATATGAAGCTGTATGATAACAAATGTTTGTGGAAACAGACATACTGTCACCTACAGACATGTCAGGACAACTTACCTAACACTGCACCAAAATAAAGCACTTGTGATGATGATAACAGCAATGCAACTGAAAACAATGACAATCTGGAGTACTTTCCGAGATGATGCAGCTGTGGAGCAGAGAAGAATATACAATGAGCTACAAGGTGAAAGTGAAATTAAGGTTTGAAAACCCATTTATGATAAATCTAATTCAGTCACTTACGGTTGGTGAATTCCAACTCTTCACTCCAGTCACTGAAATGGCCGCTCCTGTCAGTATAGGTTCTGACCTTCAGAGCATAAATGGTGTTTGGCTCCAAGTCTCTGCCAAGTAATTCATGGGAAGTTGTTGAGTAATTTTTGGACACCTGTCGGAACAAAGGAAAGGGCTAGAGGGAATGTTGTCATTGTGATGTGACAGCGAACGGGGGAATGCTGTATATCACCCTCCTTTACCTCATCTGtttctcctttctttctgtaGCTCAATTCGGCAATCAAGTCCTTAGAAAACGGTGCATCATCAGGGTAGTTTGTCTTCCATTTGACCAGGAAATTCCCATTTTCTGTTGGTTTCACCTTTTGGACGGTGGGGGTTTTGGGTTTTACTGTATAGGGCAATGACAGGGATGGTTTGACATATCAATCAATTAAAGAATGGTTTCATTTCATGCAATATTCTTTATAACAGTAATTCATTTTTAAATAGCAATCTGCATATGTAGATGCAACTCACTGCTGCATTTGATACAGAGGATTTTGGAATTTAGACGCTTCCCAGAATTCCAAAGTGTTGCATTAAACTCCTCCCCAATAATAAGGACCATTGGATCAATAGAGCATCCACATTTGAAAACATCATTGGACCTCTCCTTTTCCTTGAAAGTACAATCATTCTGGCCTCTGAGAAATAAGTTGAATATTAATGCAGATTTTAAATTAAATAGGACTTCTTGGTGAGATTAACATCGACAATAGAAAAACTTACAATCATAAACTTACATATTTTGTGCGCCCAATAATTTCAATgtcatgttgtattcagcacacttAGACTTGTCAGTCGTAAAATGACAAACCATACTTTTGTCATAATCGTTGAAGCATTGAAGATTTCCGTCACTCATTGCTACAAGTAATTAACAAACAAAAAGCTTGTCAAATGTTAACCACGATCAGGCAAAAATACTGTGGTTAAATCTACTTACATGTTTATAGGCTATATACAAAAGACTGCTTACCATCATCAGCTATCAAAGTCCCAAAGTTTGTGAATATAATAATCAATAGAAACATTTTTGCTGAATACTTTAGAGTAAACCACACAGTATAATTAAATCTGAAATCAGAAAGAGAAAATGTTTCATATTAGTGTTTAAATTCCTGCACATTAAAATAGGCTACATGTAGGCTAAATGTGAAGAAGTGACTATTAATTCAGTAATACGGTTTTTGTGGGTCTGCAGTTGTTGCTTTTGTTTATAGACCCAACTTTCCCACTAGATTCCCTTGATTACATAGAGATATAGCAAATCGAAAGTCACTCACCTACACAATGATATATTATAATTTTGAGGAAGTACTCATTCCTTTAAAAGAACAAAGAAAAAACAATGAATCTATAAAACAGTATCTAGTCTTCATACGATCTACAGTGGTAACAGTCATTTGTCACTTTACACAAACAGAAAGAACTGCTGTTTTGACAACTACGAATTGCTTACTGGAAATTACAAATCCAATAGGACACACCTTTCATGGGAAGTTCGCCCCCTTCCTTGTATGACCATGTCGCACGCACGTACGCTTTATTGTTGTTTTATGGTTGATTACCAACTTCGAATTCCATCAATGACATCTTAATAATATTGCAATCTGTTTGCAACTTGATCTATTGCCGGGAAGTCCGGTTTCAGATTAAGACATGGTACACCGAGCCATATAGTTTCCAATCTAAACCATAGCTACTGTACTATGTTTGCCTTTTTGCTCGAGACGCTTTTGGTCTACCAGTCTGCTAGGGGGCGGTAGCACCTTTGGCTTCAAGAAGGTTTTCCAGAAACACCGTAAACGTAACTAAAAGGGAAGAGGTAGACCCGTGCATGTCTCAGGTACAACCCGCGTAAAcaaaggctagctagctaacttttgaCAGAAGTAAAAGGAACCATCATTAACAAAACAGAGCAACGACTGACTTGCCTGGTGAGTGGGGATGCTGTTGTTTGAAGTTTAATATATGTCTTGTATTACATATATTGTTTTTGCTATACGCTGTGCTGGTCTATTTTGTCCGGAACATTTGCTGACATGTTGTTACTGTTGGTTGCCTAACAATAACTGACTagccaaatcaaagtttattggtcgcgttGCCTTACACAGTAGCAGATGTTATCGTggatgcagcgaaatgcttgtgttactagcgcCTAACCATCAAGCAAAAATGTCAAACCACTAACTTTACACAAATAATGAAAAACAAGAAATCACTAATTTCAGAACATCTCCAGACAGTTGGCTAACAACTAATGATCCAAATcgaatgtatttgtcacatacacatggttagcagatgttaatgcgagtgtagcgaaatgcttgtgcttctagttccgaccacaataaggattagccacaatagtggattTTGCGGTTggctttcaaaataaaagtatggcataattatactttttattattttgcaTCACTGTCattgacatacttttattttgaagtcaTACttcaaattccactattgtgcccaATCCTTATTATGGATAGCTTCACAACACACAACCTGGTCCGGtggagcctcactagccagatgaagctagctggctgcttataacgttagctatGGGCAACAGTGTTAagaagctggctagctatttattttcatgaactgaggttcaatttcaataggcaaaCAACAAGTGGTAACCTAGCTATTACTTAAAAGGATTCccaaatcattgctaagaataatgaaaatgactgcagtttctactggtcattgttttcaggctggttgtattggtgctagctaagtaccaagctaaagctagctacacCAGAGGTTTCGGTCaaacaaattatgctttattaccaacgcggtattgtaaacacatcgttcgtggccggtgtttgcttgattgcagacttttttgtacagctttgacagtgctactgtgtCTTttctttgacacgcaaagacccaaacgacATTCCATAGTCTgtatgttgtgaagctaatagcagtgatacTATTATTGTGTAACTCCGggagggcaacatctgaaaaatagcgcacttggtagtgtgtactggtgctcgaccagtcgcaAATgtcaacatcacccacgacagagagcgattgattgtcaagggcaatgaattccattatcttggaattaatggatttcgcctttgagtcgTCTCGCTGCAATGTTTTTACTATTTCAACTGACTGCTTGATCCACACaacagacattgtgggctaggttaggaatgctgtgttgtaCGTGTAGTGCAAAATTTTAgttggcgtcattacgtcatgtactgTTAGAATTGCGTCAATTCGACGCaatttcttccagaatggtcctgtatttggctccatccatcttcccatcaattttaaccatcttccctgtccctgctgaagaaaagcaggcccaaaccatgatgctgccaccatgtttgacagtggggatggtgtgttcagggtgatgcgctgtgttgcttttactccaaacataacgttttgcattgttgccaaaaagttcaattttggtttcatctgaccagagcaccttcttccacatgtttggtgtgtctcccaggtggcttgtggcaaactttaaacaacactttttatggatatctttaagaaatggtttcttcttgccactcttccataaaggccagatttgtgcaatatacgactgattgttgtcctatggacagagtctcccacctcagctgtagatctctgcagttcatccagagtgatcatgggcctcttggctgcatctctgatcagtcttctccttgtatgagctgaaagtttagagggacggccaggtcttggtagatttgcagtggtctgatactccttccatttcaatattatcgcttgcacagtgctccttgggatgtttaaagcttgggaaatctttttgtatccaaatccggctttaaacttcttcacaacagtatctcggacctgcctggtgtgttccttgttcttcatgatgctctctgcgcttttaacggacctctgagactatcacagtgcaggtgcatttatacggagacttgattaggTGGATtgcatttatcatcattagtcatttaggtcaacattggatcattcagagatcctcactgaacttctggagagagtttgctgcactgaaagtaaaggggctgaatcattttgcacgcccaatttttcagtttttgatttgttaaaaaagtttgaaatatccaataaatgtcgttccacttcatgattgtgtcccacttgttgttgattcttcacaaaaaaatacagttttatatctttatgtttgaagcctgaaatgtggcaaaaggtcgcaaagttcaagggggccgaatactttcgcaaggcactgtaggtatgcACGGTAGCTTTGACATCGTTTTTTAACATCGGTGTTGAACaagacatcgggccgatacctatgttggcatttttagctaatatcggccgattccgaaatatgttcaccgatatatcgcgCATGCCTACTAACAACCCCAATATAACCACGTTTATATGCACACACTATTCCGGATAGTAGCTCATATCCCAGTATTATTCTGGATAAGCTCTTTACATGCACCTTTGATCTCCCGCTCAAGAGTATCCCTGTAACCATGAATATTCCTCCTTTAAATTCATAAGGATTAAATGGAATTGTAACTGATATGGAGACTGACTGTATGCCTACAACCTCTCACATGTACTAGAGCTTAATATAATATAACTCAGGTAGAATTATGAATTTCTTAAGAtggaaaaacatttttattttgtctAGGGAACAGGAGTGGACAAATTATTTATTTCTTGAAGCATCTCTTGAGAAAATAGCAATGCATGTGTAATGTGATTTCTTTGACATTGTTATGCAAGCAGACAGTATTTCAATGTGTCAGCTAAATGGAATTATTATGGTGGATGGAACTGTGCAGGTAGGGtgctttttgaagtgatttgtttgacaatcagatgaaaacgtCACAAAACTATGGGGTCAATTTCACGCCATATGTATTGAATTCAAAATGAAATAAATCATGAACATGAAAAATAAAGTAGAGAATGTAAATATGTTTTTGAGGATGGGTGAAATAATGGATGTTGAAATCAAAAACCAAACAATTTGaaagcaaaatgtatagaattctAAACAAAAATAAGATGTCAAACGCAAAACCCCAAAACTTGTAAGCAAATAATTTTAACGCGAGAGCAAAACTCTGACAaatgatatttttttaaatttgaaaaCGAATGCAAAAATCTTTTAAAATTTCCCAGCAACCAATCCTATTGAAAACATTTTGCCtacactcttgcctgcatgtaCTACCTTTTTGTTAAGCTACTCGTACCTTTGCTTTCAATGTCTGTTTCTTTGCTTTCACTGCCAGTCTTTTCAATTGCGAGTTTTGGCATTATTTTTCCATGAAGGGCGCTAGTTGGTCCGCTAGCTTTGGAGTGACGGTTCGTCTTAACCCAATCAATGATTTGATGTGTCACTGGCTctacaattctatacattttgctttCAATTGTTTGGTTTTTGATTTCAACATCCATTATTTCACCCGTCCTCAAAAATATGTTTATATTCTCAACTTTATTTTTCATGttcacaatttattttattttgaattcaatacATATGGCGTGAAATTGACCCCATACACAACACCCATGATATGCAAAACTGAGCTgcaaaaaacaacagtaaacggGATAAGATGTTTACATGCCATAGTATCCCATCTAAAATCAGCTTATCCCAAGCATCTTATCCAGGGTTTGTCATGGATATAGGTGCGCATGTTATTGTGGTCTTCGTAATCAATATGCAATCTATGCattcagtgccttcggaaagtattcagaccccttgactttttccacattttgttactttacagccttattctaaaatggattaaataaatacaaatcctcagcaatcgacaataaatacaaatcaaaaacaggtttttaggaatttgagcaaatgtattaaaaataaaaaaacaaatattcagaccctttgctatgagatgtgAAATTGAGcgtaggtgcatcctgtttcctttgatcatc containing:
- the LOC112226040 gene encoding uncharacterized protein LOC112226040 isoform X1 produces the protein MFLLIIIFTNFGTLIADDAMSDGNLQCFNDYDKSMVCHFTTDKSKCAEYNMTLKLLGAQNIGQNDCTFKEKERSNDVFKCGCSIDPMVLIIGEEFNATLWNSGKRLNSKILCIKCSIKPKTPTVQKVKPTENGNFLVKWKTNYPDDAPFSKDLIAELSYRKKGETDEVSKNYSTTSHELLGRDLEPNTIYALKVRTYTDRSGHFSDWSEELEFTNPASSRKVLQIVIVFSCIAVIIITSALFWCSVRLKTKWWDNIPKCSNPDLLYMVPGVPKVLSPPKIPLSSIYVDSSKMDTEGKTWTNPLIVDGSSGRGSGSELDSSSSLGYAHTCSMSPEPSNVQIISHLQEALSKVFPSLVPLDGNPQSLLLAPPMTDDGTQMNCPEPNRDIGVCSSDYNPLHFMSESGGSCGSSRYNNITYSPSVPLNSIQELTTSKTSSFPKQPLLFCNSSYHSGEAEVLKNAHSQLFLGTDQQDLNLSTNCAPLLQTEFSYHPCDGASDDSETTTSAEDTSLIYGSNDSNVSEPHNVISVVDGYQSFSEAVGKDNKRGTDAFMDVPLPLKGFQDVDSSEPLIYDVNPCYHSLPDPGCCLPPSDVDYQTLQSLGQNSPDQWVSDKMLNKCLETEIPQSSMRNMPLNVISNSQEGQCPIPGNPFLTAFCSDQAMQIDNDSSYHCV
- the LOC112226040 gene encoding uncharacterized protein LOC112226040 isoform X3, with amino-acid sequence MVLIIGEEFNATLWNSGKRLNSKILCIKCSIKPKTPTVQKVKPTENGNFLVKWKTNYPDDAPFSKDLIAELSYRKKGETDEVSKNYSTTSHELLGRDLEPNTIYALKVRTYTDRSGHFSDWSEELEFTNPASSRKVLQIVIVFSCIAVIIITSALFWCSVRLKTKWWDNIPKCSNPDLLYMVPGVPKVLSPPKIPLSSIYVDSSKMDTEGKTWTNPLIVDGSSGRGSGSELDSSSSLGYAHTCSMSPEPSNVQIISHLQEALSKVFPSLVPLDGNPQSLLLAPPMTDDGTQMNCPEPNRDIGVCSSDYNPLHFMSESGGSCGSSRYNNITYSPSVPLNSIQELTTSKTSSFPKQPLLFCNSSYHSGEAEVLKNAHSQLFLGTDQQDLNLSTNCAPLLQTEFSYHPCDGASDDSETTTSAEDTSLIYGSNDSNVSEPHNVISVVDGYQSFSEAVGKDNKRGTDAFMDVPLPLKGFQDVDSSEPLIYDVNPCYHSLPDPGCCLPPSDVDYQTLQSLGQNSPDQWVSDKMLNKCLETEIPQSSMRNMPLNVISNSQEGQCPIPGNPFLTAFCSDQAMQIDNDSSYHCV
- the LOC112226040 gene encoding uncharacterized protein LOC112226040 isoform X2 translates to MKAMSDGNLQCFNDYDKSMVCHFTTDKSKCAEYNMTLKLLGAQNIGQNDCTFKEKERSNDVFKCGCSIDPMVLIIGEEFNATLWNSGKRLNSKILCIKCSIKPKTPTVQKVKPTENGNFLVKWKTNYPDDAPFSKDLIAELSYRKKGETDEVSKNYSTTSHELLGRDLEPNTIYALKVRTYTDRSGHFSDWSEELEFTNPASSRKVLQIVIVFSCIAVIIITSALFWCSVRLKTKWWDNIPKCSNPDLLYMVPGVPKVLSPPKIPLSSIYVDSSKMDTEGKTWTNPLIVDGSSGRGSGSELDSSSSLGYAHTCSMSPEPSNVQIISHLQEALSKVFPSLVPLDGNPQSLLLAPPMTDDGTQMNCPEPNRDIGVCSSDYNPLHFMSESGGSCGSSRYNNITYSPSVPLNSIQELTTSKTSSFPKQPLLFCNSSYHSGEAEVLKNAHSQLFLGTDQQDLNLSTNCAPLLQTEFSYHPCDGASDDSETTTSAEDTSLIYGSNDSNVSEPHNVISVVDGYQSFSEAVGKDNKRGTDAFMDVPLPLKGFQDVDSSEPLIYDVNPCYHSLPDPGCCLPPSDVDYQTLQSLGQNSPDQWVSDKMLNKCLETEIPQSSMRNMPLNVISNSQEGQCPIPGNPFLTAFCSDQAMQIDNDSSYHCV